The sequence AGTCTTTCAAGCCTCGCTGCATCAACCTTTCCCTGGACATCCTTCCGAAGATCATCTAGTTCATTAAATTTGCTCTCCAACTTCTCAATGTTGCTTTTGTAGCAAATAAGGTAACCAAAGTGGCGGCTAATGGGGACCCATGCATGCTCCACAATCACACCAGCCACTGTATTCAAGAAATTCATTGTCTGGCAACCACAGAGAGTAAATCCTAAGTTTTTGAACTTTTTCTGatttggaaaataatttcttatgTAATGTATTATTTCAAACTGAGCTCATAAGGATTGTGTTTTCAAGGTAACATGCAATATTTTGCACTGCTACTTGGTTTAGCCAATGGGTAAATACATAAACcgtatatattaataattgacgagtaaattttcaacaataaaaaaaaaagtaagaaagaccaaaaaagttttaaaaaaaaactaaatcagaagaatataaattattaagaatttttaaataatttaatttataaaaataaaaaatgacaaggCAAAAATGTTTACTATTGttattaattgaagtggtttatccaccttttaaaaaaaaaatgtttactaTTGATTAATCCACATTCTAGCAAACAATATTTTCAACACTCAAGAAGTGAACTGACCTCATATTTGAGTTACAAGTCAGTTGGTTTGaccaagcatatatatatatatatatatttgaacaataacataaattataatttgtaaCAATAGAATAAATGTATATAAAACTAGCAATCATTCTAAATAGTGTTTGTTCCCTCCATCCAAACACATCTTTACagtgaaaaataagtaaatggaaagaaaaaagccttaaaacattttgaaatagtttaattcaaaatataaaaaatgataagtcAAACATGTTAAGTATTGACATAATCTAAAACTCCTTCAattgatgtggtttatccaccttttcaaataataataataataatctaaaacCCGATGATCTCTAATTGCAAAGATTGTAACTTGAGTACGTTATATAATCAACTTGAGCTATTGTATGGAAAAACAAGATTGGTGATGGGCCTTAACTTTCCCTCTTCGATAAGAGGATGATTGCAGACTATAATATGACTATAATCAAAGTAGCTATAGCATAATATTTATagaataaaagattaaattaaaGTAAGGATGGCAGTTCaagaaccaaaaacaaaaaaaatgcgGGGAAAAATTCGTATGGCCTATTAcactctatttaaaaaaactcagtTCTAATGTTAAAAGATTAAATTACAGTAAGGACAGcagttcaagaaaaaaaaatttctagggGAAAAATTCGTATGGCCTATTACACCctattttaaacaaaacaaaaacctcagTTCTAATATTTCAGACACAAACATAAACTGTGAAAATAGGATTCCAATTTGTAGGTCTAACGGCTTGGATATATGAATCTTAGTTTCAATAAGTGcttataaatcaaaacatcaaaaagataaaagaacGTAGACACCGAAATGAAACTCATATGTAAGTTCAATAAAACACAAACCGCATACCTGCAATATCCTTAATTGAAGAAGTGAGTTGCCGGCGAGGAGATTTGGGAAGTTCTTGGGCAGGTTTGCTGATATTTGGGAAAGTTCCTGGGGAGGTCTGCGGaggaaaagaaatacaaaataaatatatatatatatatatatataggtatatatttttttgttaagcATGGCAATTACAGCCTCTGCATAAAACATGCTTATGTGATGGGTATTCCAGTGTCAGGTGTTTGAGTATGTGTTATATGTCCTAGATTTTACATGTTTTGGGACTGTGAGCTTTTGGTATTAGAATATTTTAGTACAAATTTTAATAGTGGTGTTgagagattttttatttttttgaaatttactttcaattataaaatatcattaagaATTTGATTAGGTGGAATTTAGAGTTTATGGGTATAAATCAGGTAATTAAACCACTTATaaaactgtatatatatatatatatatatgaaatttctcacaattatttacataattatttaattattttagtttttaaatttaaaatttattcattaaaacattttttaattGCTTTGGGATTTTGAATTCAGTgtctatttttgtttattatttttctaaaattattaattttatttatttatttatttgattacccataatttagttatttaattaattatttattaacttgTTAGTTagtatttatttagttatttatttgtttattttagttttacatattaaattattaaacatttgtgaattaATCATTCAATTGTTAAGCTTATTACTTATTttgggaaaaacaaaaaaaacaaaaactcaattatttaatatagaaaatgggatcatgcgaaTGGCCACATAAAAATCTTGCTCTCTTTGACAAATCCAGATTGCTACATCTGTCACAACATCATGCATTTTCACATGCCTTTCTTTTTAGCTCTCAGGAAGCAAAAAAACACTAGAACCATTCAGAATATTGGTTAAAAGCCTCGGACTCCGCTTTGTGCGAAATCCGTAGTATCTAACACCATTCGATCAGTAGCCCTTCTCCCACCATGAACCTCATCATCAATGTCATGAACCTCTATCCTATCCCCCCACTGTCCACCACCTCAACTCCCTCCTTTTCGCCTGCATCCTCGACGGCAACCACCTGGAAGCCACGCGCATCTTCCTGGACTTCCCCGTTCAATACAACATCATGACCAATCTGGAAATCTAAAACACCATTATCAAGTGGTTCTGTGAAGCAggctactctctctctctctctctctgtcttcTCAGTGCTCGACGAAATGCTCCGTAAGAACATCAAGCCCAATCTAACCACTTTCACCCACTGGCTCTCCGGCCTGTATAAAGACCAGCGCTTTGATGATGTTCCTTATAAGGTACTGCAAACTGATGAAGCAGAGATGATTCCCATCCAGGAGCGCTGAGCATATACAATGTCAGTATTCAAAATGGGATGAAGCCAAATTGGGTGACTTATGGACACATGATATATGGTTTTGCAAAGGAGGGGAATTTGGAGGAATCCAAGAAGCTCTACAAAGAAATGATAAGCAGGTGGTGCACCACTGATAGCAGCTGTTATATATTTCACATTGATGCATTATCTTTGTCTGGGAGGGGATTTTGATGCTGCGTTAGAGGTGTGTAAGGAGAGTATGAAGAGGGATTGGATTCCATGCTTAACTTCAGTGtgtcataaaataaaaagacaacTCAACTTGAGCTATTGCAGGGAAAAACAAGCTTGGTGATGGGCCATTAATTTTCCCTCTTCAAGAAGAGGAAGATTGCAGACTAATCTCACCAAAATGTATCAAATCAACTGGAATTAAATGCCAGGAATTAGAAAACCAAGAGAACACAAGAAAGAAAACCAATCCCTGCTCCCAAACACTGTGAGAGAAACCAGGGCCTTTGCTCCACCACAATCAAGAcgcctttttcttcttcgtagcctttttttttattcagtttCTCTGCAGGTATAATAATGTATCCGCGGAGTCTTGAAATAATCGTGCTCACACGCCTGCTTTGTGGACATGATGCAATTTGCCAATATTGTACACACTAAAAGTAGGACCAGTAGTTTTGATTTGCTCGAGAACCCGAAAAGACGTTTGAGGAGAGACTTCCACCCCGTCCTCCCACATGATGTGAACAGAGGCATCAGCTTCAACGGTCTGAAGGTGCTGAGACACGTGCTGCTCACGTGAGATCTGTGTAAGCCACCACGGCGTCGGCCCGAGCGACGCCGGGAAGCCACCAGCCATGATGAACCAAAATCTAAATCTGGAGATATGGATTCTGAATTAGTGGACTTCTCCAGCCCAGGCTGCTTAGCTGCCTCCTTTTGACTACCTGCGAGGGATTCATCTGCCGTCCAACCCTTAAACCAGAACCAAGCTCAGAGTTTGAGGATGGTTGCAGAGAATTCGCCGGTAGTCGGTTACAACTGGCCTCGCCCCATGGCCTATCATCCCACAGCGGTAACAAAACGTTGGGAGTCTTTCATAATGAACATCAATGAAGAccttatcttcatcttcatctccaatcCAAAAACCCctcatagataaaaaaaattcaccgtGCGTATCTAGCCCGATTTAGAGATGAAGTTTGCTCATCTACCTTAAGAACACGGCCAATCTTGCTAGCAATGTCTTCTAGGATCTCATCTTCCCACCATTCAATTGGTAAATGATGGATTTGCACCCAAATAGCTGCATTAGATAACTTCGCAGTAACGGGTTGAAAATTTGGCTGCCAGGGGAAAAGCTGAAGTACGAGTCCGTTCACAGTCCAGGACCATCGAACAGAATCAACTGCATTGCTTCATGGGAGCTGCAACGAAAGAGAAAAAACCCATTTGGAAAATCCATGATCTGAACTTCTCCCCATTGTTTCCATTGGTTCGATAAAACCAACTTgatattttccaaaaaatttCGTAATCAATCTATTGATGATCACTGAAACCGAAGCTTTCAATTTATCCAAGGCGGGACCTTGGATAAGGGGAGATGTTTCAGGTTGAAGTCTATCATCTCGAGCAACAGAGAGCCAGTTACGACCAGATTGCGGAGTTTTGGGATGAGCAGTTATCTTCACAGGCACAATTGAAGAAAGTTTAGCCCAAACCCATTTCAATAGTAACTTTTTTCATCAGAAGCagcaaaacacaaataaacaaaactaagtAACCATCAGTAGCCGAACACCAGTAGAAATTTGAAACAAGGCACAACCAAACCAAACGACCACACAAGTAAACACAACAAGAATCTGAATTGCCACTGTGATCAAAATTGCCTCCATTTACATTACAAGCAATCCAATTACTTCTGAGGTCAAGGGACCAAGCTGCCGAGTCTGCATAATCTCAGTACTTCCAGTTGTTGCATTCCACCTGCTTGTTTCAACAAGAAGATTTATTATGTCAGTTTTGGATGGAAACGCTGTTGACGTTTCCAAGGCCTTGCAaatttgatgttgatgatgatggtttcTCTTTATCCTCCACAATCGCACAATTTATGAGAATAATTACAGTATCTAAGGATATTTTTTGAGAGTGAGCTTCTTCAACATAACCAATGCTATACTggaggagagaaaaagaagagctCTATGAACAAATTTTCACTAATTATGAAAAGGAGGGGATCAGGTCTAGAATGCTAAATGTTGTTTTATGAGCATCTGTTTCTAGTTATATTGTGTTGTGGGAAAATTTGCTAATGAATCCTCATTGTTAACTAGTTTGATAGTAAAAGcaattttaagttatttttttaattctgtaTTTCCTGTTGCACTGTAATCGATATCTAAATCAGTTGCATGTTTTACTTATTAATAAGTGATTTCTTACTTTGTGTAGGTGCACAACTACCTGACATCAAGGAATGGTTGTAAGCATCAACTCGAAATTGAGAAGTCATTGAGACCGTGAAAACTCAAAACTATGCAACTTGAAAGAGTTATGCTTATCAATCACATAATgtcattttataaattgaatagAGACACTGTTTTTACCATTCATAGCAGTTAAGTGTCCTTTATCCTTCAAGCTGCCGATCAGATTCCGAATCaccttcctctttttcttcttcttcatctgtcTCTTCTAATTCCTCTTCTGTCTCGTCTTCCTCTCCTCGTTATCATCTATCTCTACTTCCGAATCACCTccctctttttattcttcttctgcATTATctgtctcttcttcttctccttctgcATCATCTGTCTCTCCTTCCTCTCCTTCACTGAGGCATTCAATatgaaattattgtttgatGCTTACAactaacaaatatttaaaatatcttatgaTTAATAATTGCTTATTTCATTTCCATGTAAGTATTCAGGACGAAAGTATAaaatgaaacattaaaaaagaaaaaaaatacaacattggTATTTAATCTAAGTATAGGTTAGAAGATAATAAAAGCAATTAGCACTTCACATAGATCAAATCTGACCTTTCATCATCAATGAGGTCCAACATGGCTGCATCATCtgtctctccttcctcttcttcactGAGGCATTCAATATGAAATTATTGCTTGATGCTTACAactaacaaatatttaaaatatcttattgTTCATTGCCACGTAAGTATTGAGGacgaaagtaaaaaaaaaaaacattaaaaaagaaaaaaaatacaacattgtTAATTAATCAAAGTACAGGTTAGAAGATAATAAAAgcaattagaataaaaaaatggataaaccacttccaATGAAAAACAGAGAACAGAAAACAAACCACAAACAACCACACTAGACCCctcaaaaacaaaagcaacacCCTTGCCCCACAAGCAGTGAAACAAGCAATACAAAACAAGACCAGACCCCGAGAATAGCCCAGCTATCCTCCAAAAAGCAATTAGCACTTCACATTGATCAAATCTGACCTTTCATCATCAATGAGGTCCAAAATGGTTAAacctatcattttttatttttaatttttttaacacaaatttGTCACTTGTGATCTAAATGCTGAAGGAAATCAAATGAAGACATGGAATTTTAGCAAAGATTGAGATGAGAGGGGATGTTGGATGCTCTTACCTTGTGTCTTTCACTAGTTCATGGGCAGGTGTACGGGGTCCGAACAAAGGATGCTGTAGTTTTGGGCATTCTATTATGCCTGAATGTGTAAGATGTAACCAGTCAATCGGGAGTGCTGTGGGGTGACAGAAGGCAGTGAGTTGAGGCAAATTATTCAGGAAGAGTTCTTTCAAATTAGGAAAAGGGCTATTGTAAGATTCACTATCAACAACATGTGTGGATGTGCTTGCAGATGCTTCCACTATATTCTCTGTGGAAATCACCACAGCCTCCAATGCATCACAATCTACTATATCAAGCTCACTCAAATGTTGCATGCTTATTGCTTGCTTGCAGGAGAGAAGATGCGTTAGTCTTGGACAAGACCAGATCCTGAGTTCTCTTAGCACCTGGAAATAGCACCGGGTTTGCGAAGAAGAAGGACGAGGAAAGATCATCCCAATCATCTCTGGGCAATATCTGATATCAAGATTCTCTAGTGCTGGAAAAGGATCTGCCAATATTGCCACTGTCTCCATCTCAGATGAAACTACATATCTCACTCCACAATCACAGATGTACAAATCCTTCAAGTTTGGTAGGCATTGGAATGGTTGTAATGCATTCTGTAGACTCCGGAGGCCTATTAAATAGAGATCCTTCAGTGTTGGTAGCAATTCAATTATGTCATGGGCTCCTTGATCACATGGGAACAGTTCCAACATCATAGGGCAATTCATAACTTTTAGTCTCCATAGTTCCCGCAGATTTCGCTGACAAAGTCTGGATGGTATTAACTTGGTCAACCTAGGACAATTGTCCATGACCAATTCATGGAGTTGGCTAAGTGGGATTTCTTCATGCAACGATAACTCATCGCCCAACAACTTGGTCAACTTTGGCCAGTTGACAACTTCAAGACACTTCAAACTTGAAAACACGAGCGGTGGGATATCGCTGTTCATGGAAATCAGTTCAGTTTCCTGAAATTGTACTAATTTCAACGCTGTTGTTTTTTCAAGTAACTTCTTGACCCAAACAGCCAAGGGCTTCTTGGTTCCCctcagtttgagagatcttcTATGAATGGTTAAAGGCAGATGGCATGCCTCACCTTGGAGAAAAGAAAGGCCAAATTCTAGAAGTCGATCAGCCCAAGAATCTAGTGAGACTAGCTCCTCCTGTGACAAGAAGGAATCATCGAAATCCAGCCCATCCATGATGAATACGTGAGTTAAATGCCTCGAGCTAATCAACTCTTGAAAGCTACCTACAAACTCGCCTAGGAACAATTGTTCTAGCCGTGGAAATCTTGGCAATTCGttggaaaaataataagtaaGGGAAGGTGAGCCTCCAGTATACAAATGAACACACCTCAGATTTTGTGCCCATTCTAGACCTTCTGGAGCAATGGACACTTGAGCATTATTCAGAATAAGTATTTCAAGCTTCTTCAACCCTTTAATGTGAGATATATCTTTTAGATAATGACAATATTCCAGGTTCAATGCTCTGAGATTAATGAGACAAGAGAATGATTCTGGCAGCGATTTAATACCGGTTTGACTCAAGTCAAGAACCATCAGAGATCCCATATGTTGGAAGAACATTTCTGGGATGCTTGATAACCTTTTGTTGAGTCTCAGGATCAACATCTCAAGTTTTGGATATTGCATTGGATCAGGAGGAAGATCTTTGATATCAGTGTTCATCAATGAAAGCCTTCGCATCTCACTCTCAGTAGTTCTTGGCCACTCTGTCAAGCCTTGCCCAGCTCTTACATAGAACGCATGATCTGCCGCATCACCGATCTGTATCGCCACATCCCTAACAACATCATGCATTCTTACAAAGTCTTCATGCCAACCTTGAAGAAGCAAACCACAAGCTTTTAGATAGTCAAGCAGTAGATCCACTCTGCTCTGTGCTTCGTTTAGAGTTTCAACATCAGCCAAGAGGCCCCCTCCTACCATCATATGCATCAGTTCATCTTTAGGAATATTTGTATCTTCAGGGTAGAGACAACAGTGCAAGAAGCAAGACTTGGCTGCCTTACTCTCTAAGAAATCGAAACTTACTTTGATGGAATGAAAAAGTTTTTTACTCACGCCTTCGAGATCCACCGTCTTCACCCTTTTTAGCTGCATCAACACTACCTCCCAAATCACAGGTCTCTTACCCTTTAGTGCTGTGCCAAGAACCACCAGTGCCATAGGCAGACCAGCGCACTCTCTCATCACATTCCATGCCAATTCCCTTATTGTGGAAGATTCTACTGCATCCCCTGCTCTTCTCTTGAATAGACTCCAAGATTCTTCATCTGATAATTTATTCAACTCAACTATCTCTTGGCAACTCATTCTTTCACAGAcatatttgtttcttgttgtgaTCACCAATTTGCAAGTGGTAGCCATCTCTGGAAGTCGAATCCCAACCTTTGACAGATCCAACTGCTCCCATAAATCATCTAATATCACCAATACTTTGTTTCTTGTAGTCGTTAATCTGTCTGCAAGTTTGAAAGCTCTTACTTCTAGACTTTCTTCCTCTAATTTAAAACCCAAACACTCTGCTATCTCAGTTTGAATTCTCTTCAGATCAATGTTTTGTGATATggtcaccatcaccacctcacCAAACAAGCTCTGCTCCTTGGCTTGCTTCGCGGCGTCTTTGACTAACATCGTCTTTCCCACTCCTCCCATGCCCCAAAGCCCAATTGAGTGCACAGCTTCATTCTTCAGTGCTTCAAGTATTTTCCTCACATGTGACTCCCTTGAATCGAAAATCAGGTAATCTTCATTATACAACAGAGAAGTTGTAGTGCTTGGGGGTGGACGCTCGTGAGACACTATATCAAAATTGCGACTTCGAAGATCATCATCAATGGTTTTTATATGATTAGCAGCATCTCTTCCGAGTTTGTAGTGCAACTTTATGTTTAGAAAGTAATTGGTGGAGATCTCGGAAGCTAAATCATCTCTGATTCTCTCCACCTCTCGTTTCATTCTTTTTACTTCCTCGaaccaatttttaatttcactGACTTCCTCTTCAGCTCTCTTACGTTTCGCTGTATCAACTCTTCTTTGGATATCTTCCCGACGAGCATCTAGTTCTCTAAATTTAACCTCCAACTTGCCAATGTTGCTTTTGTAGTACCAAAGGTAGCCAATGTGTTCTCTAATGAAGGCAAATGCTTGAGTGTCAAACGCggaaatgatattaattaaccAGTCCATTCTCTGGCAACCCGCAACCATGCATGCACAAAGAGGAAATGTCAAGTTTTTGAACTTTTTCtgttttagaaaataatttgttatataataacgtatattttcaaaatgagCTATTAAGGATTATGTTTTATGATGGGTACAAATGTTTATaaactctctatatatatatattcgcaTCGACAACAAAAACACACTAACAACGCGTCAAAGAGACAAAGAAGATGTCTCTTTGGTCATGAGGTGTATCACTCTCTCTGGTCTGCCTGCCGTTGGTGGGTCAAAATCCAGACTCTATTTACAACATTACACGATCCGAGGCACGAGATAACATGCAATATTTTGCACTGCTCCTTGGCTTGGCCAAAGAGATGATATGGGTATTGTTAAAAAATGTAAATCCTAACTCTAATGGCGAGGAatgatgagaataaaaaaaattattggataaATCACgtatataaataattgatggatacatttttaaaactaaaaagcAAGGTGAaagttacaaaagaaaaaaaaaaacaactaaattcCAACTTAGTTGGtggttaattattataaaaatagtataaaattttaagaatttttaaataatttaattttaaaaatgataagaCAACAATTAATGTTTAccattagtttttttgtttttctatttaaaaaatgtttacCATTAGTTAATCCATCTTCTCAcaaacaatgtttttaaaactgaTGAGGAAGTAAACCCAAATCACATCTGGGTTACAAGTTGATTGGTTTCAACTTCaccggatatatatatata comes from Dioscorea cayenensis subsp. rotundata cultivar TDr96_F1 chromosome 15, TDr96_F1_v2_PseudoChromosome.rev07_lg8_w22 25.fasta, whole genome shotgun sequence and encodes:
- the LOC120278034 gene encoding probable disease resistance protein At4g27220; translation: MDWLINIISAFDTQAFAFIREHIGYLWYYKSNIGKLEVKFRELDARREDIQRRVDTAKRKRAEEEVSEIKNWFEEVKRMKREVERIRDDLASEISTNYFLNIKLHYKLGRDAANHIKTIDDDLRSRNFDIVSHERPPPSTTTSLLYNEDYLIFDSRESHVRKILEALKNEAVHSIGLWGMGGVGKTMLVKDAAKQAKEQSLFGEVVMVTISQNIDLKRIQTEIAECLGFKLEEESLEVRAFKLADRLTTTRNKVLVILDDLWEQLDLSKVGIRLPEMATTCKLVITTRNKYVCERMSCQEIVELNKLSDEESWSLFKRRAGDAVESSTIRELAWNVMRECAGLPMALVVLGTALKGKRPVIWEVVLMQLKRVKTVDLEGVSKKLFHSIKVSFDFLESKAAKSCFLHCCLYPEDTNIPKDELMHMMVGGGLLADVETLNEAQSRVDLLLDYLKACGLLLQGWHEDFVRMHDVVRDVAIQIGDAADHAFYVRAGQGLTEWPRTTESEMRRLSLMNTDIKDLPPDPMQYPKLEMLILRLNKRLSSIPEMFFQHMGSLMVLDLSQTGIKSLPESFSCLINLRALNLEYCHYLKDISHIKGLKKLEILILNNAQVSIAPEGLEWAQNLRCVHLYTGGSPSLTYYFSNELPRFPRLEQLFLGEFVGSFQELISSRHLTHVFIMDGLDFDDSFLSQEELVSLDSWADRLLEFGLSFLQGEACHLPLTIHRRSLKLRGTKKPLAVWVKKLLEKTTALKLVQFQETELISMNSDIPPLVFSSLKCLEVVNWPKLTKLLGDELSLHEEIPLSQLHELVMDNCPRLTKLIPSRLCQRNLRELWRLKVMNCPMMLELFPCDQGAHDIIELLPTLKDLYLIGLRSLQNALQPFQCLPNLKDLYICDCGVRYVVSSEMETVAILADPFPALENLDIRYCPEMIGMIFPRPSSSQTRCYFQVLRELRIWSCPRLTHLLSCKQAISMQHLSELDIVDCDALEAVVISTENIVEASASTSTHVVDSESYNSPFPNLKELFLNNLPQLTAFCHPTALPIDWLHLTHSGIIECPKLQHPLFGPRTPAHELVKDTSEEEEGETDDAAMLDLIDDESEGEEGETDDAEGEEEETDNAEEE